The Virgibacillus dokdonensis genome includes a window with the following:
- a CDS encoding ROK family protein, whose protein sequence is MLIGAIEAGGTKFVCAVGDENGNILQKTSFPTVSPEDTLASAKQFFSSFEMEALGVGTFGPVDLNKNSKTYGSILNTPKTKWRYYPLLEKLQSEYNIPVYLDTDVNTACLGEYYYGAGKHAESCLYMTVGTGIGAGFVGEGKVFQGKNHPEMGHMLLKQHPNDTFVGSCPSHRSCLEGLASGTAIEKRYGRKANLLTHLDEVWEIEAYYLAQGLMNIYVILSPEKMVIGGGVLKQERLYAMVREQFMKLLNDYLEVNDVDELIVPPKLDDEQAVKGSIALAVKNKR, encoded by the coding sequence ATGTTAATTGGAGCAATTGAAGCAGGTGGTACAAAATTCGTTTGTGCGGTTGGCGATGAAAATGGAAACATTCTTCAAAAGACGAGCTTTCCAACTGTTTCTCCAGAGGATACACTAGCTTCAGCAAAACAGTTCTTTTCTTCATTTGAGATGGAAGCGTTGGGTGTAGGTACGTTTGGGCCTGTTGATTTGAATAAGAACAGCAAAACATATGGCTCCATTTTAAATACCCCGAAAACAAAATGGCGTTACTATCCGCTTCTTGAAAAATTGCAAAGCGAATACAATATTCCTGTATATTTGGATACGGATGTGAATACAGCTTGTCTGGGTGAGTATTACTACGGTGCTGGTAAGCATGCGGAGAGCTGTTTATACATGACGGTAGGAACTGGAATTGGAGCAGGATTTGTTGGGGAAGGGAAAGTGTTTCAAGGAAAAAATCATCCAGAAATGGGACATATGTTACTAAAGCAACACCCAAACGACACTTTTGTAGGTAGTTGTCCGAGTCATAGGTCATGCTTGGAAGGGCTTGCTTCTGGGACGGCGATTGAAAAACGATATGGTAGAAAAGCAAATTTACTTACACATCTTGATGAGGTATGGGAGATAGAAGCGTATTATTTAGCGCAAGGGCTAATGAATATCTATGTTATTCTCTCCCCAGAGAAAATGGTTATTGGTGGCGGAGTATTGAAACAGGAAAGGCTTTATGCAATGGTTCGCGAGCAGTTTATGAAGTTGTTAAACGACTATTTGGAAGTGAACGATGTAGATGAATTAATTGTTCCACCGAAACTTGATGATGAACAAGCAGTTAAAGGTTCGATTGCTCTAGCAGTGAAAAATAAGAGATAG
- a CDS encoding glycoside hydrolase family 32 protein, with amino-acid sequence MNNNVTKDMVCKQMEKNQPLIARDRYRLHYHLMPSVGLLNDPNGFVFFKGKYHIFYQWNPFAVEHGVKCWGHSISKDLIHWQEVPVALLPDQWYDQNGCYSGSAVVYQNRLYVFYTGNVRDNEGNRQSYQCLAISNDGIHFEKKGPIIQVPDGYTAHFRDPKVFYMNESWWMVLGAQTEAKNGEVVLCRSADLWNWTFAGTLTGNGHQGLDHFGYMWECPDLFRLGNKDILLVCPQGIPAQGFQYQNIYQSGYFAGEIEKKTMSFEHDAFVELDRGFDFYAPQTMQDQEGRRILIGWMGNAEEGSSQLPTANNGWVHALTVPRQLDWKNGTLLQYPVEEFQQLLENEVRFNEVVLNAQQLLSLCVDKAFAVYLTVEDMKQSCLNIQIAGSQIIYDSLLKVFTFKRKSFTSYQTMESRHCKLDTLSDILILKDTSSIEIFLNQGEEVFTSRVFDDENEENVLFTADGEIKLDVKKWDVRRVMDI; translated from the coding sequence ATGAATAATAACGTAACAAAAGATATGGTATGTAAACAAATGGAGAAAAACCAACCTTTAATAGCAAGAGATCGCTATCGTTTGCATTACCATTTAATGCCTTCAGTAGGACTATTAAATGATCCGAACGGTTTTGTCTTTTTTAAAGGAAAATATCATATTTTTTATCAGTGGAATCCTTTTGCTGTTGAGCATGGTGTGAAATGTTGGGGGCATTCTATATCTAAAGACCTTATTCATTGGCAAGAAGTACCTGTTGCTTTACTCCCTGATCAATGGTATGACCAAAATGGATGTTATTCTGGAAGTGCTGTTGTATACCAGAATCGACTGTACGTTTTTTATACGGGGAATGTGAGGGATAATGAAGGAAATCGGCAATCTTATCAGTGTTTGGCAATATCGAATGATGGAATCCATTTTGAAAAAAAGGGACCAATTATTCAAGTTCCAGACGGTTACACTGCTCATTTTCGTGATCCAAAAGTATTCTATATGAATGAATCCTGGTGGATGGTGCTTGGTGCACAAACAGAGGCGAAAAATGGAGAGGTTGTGTTATGTCGTTCTGCTGATTTATGGAATTGGACATTTGCAGGAACGTTAACTGGTAACGGACATCAAGGGTTAGACCACTTCGGTTATATGTGGGAATGCCCTGATTTGTTTCGATTAGGAAATAAAGATATTCTGCTCGTTTGCCCACAAGGAATACCTGCACAAGGCTTTCAATATCAAAATATTTATCAATCTGGGTACTTTGCTGGGGAGATAGAGAAAAAAACGATGTCTTTTGAGCATGATGCTTTTGTGGAATTGGATCGAGGTTTTGATTTTTATGCCCCTCAGACGATGCAAGATCAGGAGGGGAGAAGGATATTGATTGGGTGGATGGGAAATGCCGAGGAAGGGTCTTCCCAGCTTCCTACAGCAAATAATGGGTGGGTCCATGCTTTGACCGTTCCGCGTCAATTGGATTGGAAAAATGGAACATTGCTACAATATCCTGTGGAAGAGTTTCAACAGTTACTGGAAAACGAAGTTCGTTTTAATGAAGTTGTATTAAATGCGCAACAATTGTTATCATTATGCGTTGACAAGGCATTTGCTGTATATTTAACTGTGGAAGATATGAAGCAATCCTGTTTAAATATACAAATAGCTGGGTCTCAAATTATATATGATTCGTTATTAAAAGTTTTCACTTTTAAACGAAAAAGCTTTACAAGTTATCAGACTATGGAAAGCAGACACTGCAAATTAGATACCCTAAGCGACATACTTATTTTAAAAGATACGTCCTCTATAGAAATTTTTCTAAATCAAGGAGAGGAAGTGTTTACTTCTCGAGTATTTGACGATGAGAACGAAGAGAATGTTCTGTTTACAGCGGACGGTGAAATAAAGCTTGATGTGAAAAAATGGGATGTACGTCGAGTTATGGATATTTAG
- a CDS encoding sucrose-specific PTS transporter subunit IIBC: MLDNKQIAEALLEAVGGKENISSIAHCATRLRLLVMDEDKVDREQVETIAKVKGAFFHSGQFQIIFGTGTVNQIYEEVEKLHVSTINKQEQTKKASKSGNKLQRAIRTLGDVFVPIIPVLVATGLFMGLRGLLMQEKILALFGFVPADIPNNFILFTQILTDTAFIFLPALVAWSTFRVFGGTPIIGIVLGLMLVSPSLPNAWGVAEGAEPLLFFGFIPVVGYQGSVLPAFIAGIIGAKLERAIRKRVPEALDLIITPFLTLLIMIGAALFIIGPIFHVVENYILDGTLAVLNLPFGLAGLLIGFLHQIIVITGVHHIFNLLEIKLLEDVGSNPFNAIITASIAAQGGAALAVGLKTKSKKLKALAFPSSLSAFLGITEPAIFGVNLRYVKPFIMGLIGGGVGGFSAMLLELKGTGMAITIIPGTLLYLDGQILSYLLVNIIAVGVAFALTWLFGFSDKQLKNNG; the protein is encoded by the coding sequence ATGTTAGATAACAAACAAATAGCTGAAGCACTGTTGGAAGCTGTTGGTGGGAAAGAGAATATTTCATCGATCGCACATTGTGCAACTAGGTTACGTTTACTGGTGATGGATGAGGACAAAGTTGACCGTGAACAGGTGGAAACCATAGCAAAAGTGAAAGGGGCATTTTTTCATTCTGGACAGTTTCAAATTATTTTTGGAACTGGTACAGTAAATCAAATTTATGAAGAAGTAGAGAAGCTTCATGTTTCTACGATTAATAAACAGGAGCAAACGAAGAAAGCTAGCAAGAGCGGAAATAAGTTACAACGTGCAATTCGTACATTAGGAGACGTGTTTGTACCCATTATTCCAGTACTTGTAGCAACAGGTTTATTTATGGGGCTACGTGGGTTACTTATGCAGGAGAAAATTTTAGCTTTATTCGGATTCGTTCCAGCAGATATTCCTAATAATTTTATCTTGTTTACGCAAATATTAACGGACACGGCTTTTATCTTTTTACCAGCACTCGTTGCTTGGTCCACGTTTCGTGTATTTGGCGGTACACCGATTATAGGAATTGTACTTGGACTAATGCTTGTTAGCCCCTCGTTACCAAATGCTTGGGGAGTTGCAGAAGGTGCTGAACCATTACTGTTTTTTGGCTTTATACCTGTAGTAGGTTATCAAGGATCGGTACTTCCAGCGTTTATTGCTGGAATTATTGGAGCTAAATTGGAGCGTGCAATTCGTAAGCGTGTGCCGGAAGCATTGGATTTAATTATAACGCCGTTTTTAACGTTACTTATAATGATAGGTGCAGCTCTGTTTATCATTGGACCCATTTTCCATGTGGTAGAAAATTATATTTTAGATGGTACACTTGCTGTTTTAAATTTACCATTTGGGTTAGCTGGTTTGCTTATCGGTTTTTTGCACCAAATTATTGTCATTACGGGTGTTCACCATATTTTTAATCTTTTAGAAATAAAACTGTTAGAGGATGTAGGAAGTAATCCATTTAATGCCATTATTACCGCTTCTATTGCTGCGCAAGGTGGTGCAGCACTTGCAGTTGGTTTAAAAACAAAATCAAAGAAATTGAAAGCTTTAGCTTTTCCATCTTCATTATCTGCCTTCTTAGGTATAACGGAACCAGCTATATTTGGGGTGAATTTACGCTATGTAAAACCATTTATTATGGGGTTAATTGGTGGTGGCGTAGGAGGTTTTTCCGCTATGTTGTTAGAATTAAAAGGGACTGGAATGGCTATTACCATAATTCCAGGTACATTATTGTATTTGGATGGGCAAATTCTATCCTATTTACTTGTGAATATCATTGCAGTTGGAGTAGCATTTGCGCTAACTTGGTTATTTGGATTTTCCGATAAGCAATTGAAAAACAATGGATAA
- a CDS encoding LacI family DNA-binding transcriptional regulator — protein MVTIKDIATMANVSRSTVSRVLNNSGYVSEEARKRVEKVIEETGYVPSGYAKSLRTKQTKVIGVILPTIQTETPSRVVTGLGRELSKHGYQILLANTDHDKEKELEYLDLLVRQVDGIVLIATNTEPELTQKIKSMNLPFVMVGQEAENVICVTYDDYHVARDVTAFLVDKGHTQIGFIGVDETDQAVGCFRKKGFYDEMKSHDLPIEEAWVQKGVFDIDSGCKAMKKIIEDSKQRPTAIFAVTDRLAIGAMSYVKRIGMEIPKDIAIAGIGASELSQYVDPPLTTVDYKNETAGEEAAKQLLAFIQGEDYQKKFVLDYRLLSRDSV, from the coding sequence TTGGTAACGATTAAGGATATTGCAACAATGGCAAATGTGTCAAGGTCAACGGTTTCTCGTGTGCTAAATAATTCAGGCTATGTGAGTGAAGAGGCTAGAAAAAGAGTAGAAAAAGTAATTGAGGAAACGGGTTATGTACCGAGTGGGTATGCTAAATCTTTGCGAACAAAGCAAACAAAAGTAATTGGAGTTATTTTACCAACCATACAAACGGAAACGCCAAGCAGAGTTGTAACAGGTCTGGGAAGGGAATTATCTAAGCACGGATACCAAATCTTACTTGCGAATACGGATCATGATAAGGAGAAGGAACTTGAATATTTGGATCTCCTTGTTAGACAAGTAGATGGTATTGTATTAATAGCGACTAACACAGAACCAGAGCTCACGCAAAAAATAAAAAGCATGAACCTTCCATTTGTAATGGTAGGTCAGGAAGCAGAAAATGTGATATGCGTGACGTATGATGATTATCATGTTGCCAGAGACGTGACAGCTTTTTTAGTTGATAAAGGACATACACAAATTGGATTTATTGGCGTGGATGAAACAGATCAGGCTGTAGGCTGTTTTCGTAAAAAAGGTTTTTACGATGAAATGAAATCCCACGACTTGCCTATTGAAGAAGCTTGGGTGCAAAAAGGTGTGTTTGATATTGATTCTGGTTGTAAAGCGATGAAGAAAATTATAGAGGATTCCAAACAGCGACCAACAGCGATTTTTGCTGTTACAGACAGACTTGCAATCGGGGCGATGAGTTATGTAAAACGGATTGGTATGGAGATACCTAAAGATATTGCCATTGCAGGCATTGGTGCTTCTGAACTATCTCAATATGTCGATCCGCCTTTGACGACAGTGGATTACAAAAACGAAACAGCAGGAGAAGAAGCGGCTAAACAGCTACTAGCTTTTATTCAAGGTGAAGATTATCAAAAGAAATTTGTATTAGACTATAGACTTCTATCTAGAGATAGTGTATGA